Proteins co-encoded in one Erwinia sp. genomic window:
- the ywrO gene encoding General stress protein 14 (ID:JIFNMEKO_02960;~source:Prodigal:2.6), whose amino-acid sequence MQSPKILLLYAHPESQDSRANHRLLQPVKHLSHVMVHDLYAHYPDFFIDIHREQQLLREHDVIIFQHPLFTYSCPALLKEWLDRVLSRGFASGPGGDQLQGKYWRSVITTGEPQTSYHPGGVNHYPLTEIIIPFQLTAQMCRMRWITPLVIYNARRQPAEHLHHQARAYADWLANPELGDF is encoded by the coding sequence ATGCAGTCACCCAAAATTTTGCTGCTTTATGCCCATCCTGAGTCGCAGGATTCAAGAGCCAATCATCGACTACTGCAACCGGTAAAGCACCTGTCGCATGTCATGGTACATGATCTCTATGCGCACTATCCTGATTTTTTTATCGATATCCATCGTGAACAGCAGTTACTACGTGAACATGATGTGATTATTTTTCAGCATCCATTGTTCACCTACAGCTGCCCGGCTTTACTCAAAGAGTGGTTGGATCGTGTGCTATCACGTGGATTTGCCAGCGGCCCCGGGGGTGATCAATTGCAGGGAAAATACTGGCGTAGCGTGATCACCACGGGTGAACCTCAGACCTCTTATCATCCTGGCGGTGTTAATCATTATCCGCTCACGGAGATTATCATTCCATTTCAACTCACGGCGCAAATGTGTCGTATGCGCTGGATAACCCCACTGGTAATTTATAACGCCCGCCGACAGCCAGCAGAACATTTGCATCACCAGGCCCGTGCCTATGCTGACTGGCTGGCTAACCCTGAACTGGGGGACTTCTGA